In Scleropages formosus chromosome 6, fSclFor1.1, whole genome shotgun sequence, the genomic stretch ACGTTTCTTTATACAGCAATCGGATCTTGATTTGCTATGACACTCGATAACCTGGCCTGCAGATCCTCCTTTGCGGACAGCCTGAGCGCCGGGTTAGTCCTGCTGCTCTCGGCGGGCCTGCAGGCGGAGGCGGGGGCCGCGGAAACGGtaacggcggcggcggcgaccgACTCGAGGTTGGCAGCCAGCGGGTTCTGTATGCTGAGGAAGGGCGTGTCCTCGCCGACCCGCTCATCTTCGGTTTCGCTTtccgagctgctgctgctctccgaGCTGCTCTCGCTGTTTGACTCCAGCTTGTGAGCGCTGTGCCCGTTGACCTTTGTTCTTTTGGCTTTGCTGCCACTGTTGGCAAGTTTTTTTGAAGACTGAGGGGGAGCCGCCTCATACTCCTGCGTTGTCTCATAATCGTCATCCTCCACGATTCTCTGGGGGCTCGGAGGGGGGCTCTGAGCCTCATGGGCGTGGTTGTAGTGGGCGGAGTTACGCTGGTAGGTGGGGTTCTGGTCTTGGCGCTGTTTGTCACGCAACCGAGGGGGCGTGGTGAACAGCAGGGGACGCTCCTCCTCCCCCTGGGGGCTGACAGCTATTGAGGGGACTGACATGGCTAGACTCGAAAGGGGTGGGGAAATCTCAGAGGGTGGAGACTTCGGGGACTCTGGGGACAGCAGCTCCACTGGAGACATACGATTCGGTGTCGTCATGGCTGAAACGTACCTTTGAGAGAGACAGTGAATCATCATCACCAcagagaaatgcaaaataaaagaaagatgatggtataaaaaaagattttacaaaACATTTGCTTCTCATGCAAAAGTAGAACGTTAACAGGGATGTGCAGATTTCTTCAGTGTATATAACTTCAGTGTGACAAAGATGTTGGTAATCTGTTAATGCTCCTTCATACTAGTACGTTTCCAGTTGCAAATCAAAATTAATCAGAAGCTGCTGTAGCTGAAAAATGATGGTTATTGTCCTTTCAAAACCTCCTGAGGAAACATCTGCCTCAAAAGTATAACAGAAGTCTGATTTTAAAGAGCTTTGCTTTCCCTCAAATTACTAAAGAACCAAGTTCTGGACCACAAAAACCAAAGTCCACAGGATCTGTTCGGAAGTAAGTCTTGACCAAGTTTATTCACCAGTTCCATTTATTCCACATAACATTTTTCCTTCAATGAAAATTTACCTTTACTAGTAACACAACTGGTAAGGTTTATTATTTCATTCGGATAATGTGCGTCTCTAATTTTATCTTCAGCTATTAACTAGTGATGTCAACatatgtacaggcagtccccaaattatgaacaagttccatgtcctcagtctgcctttaagtcggattttaacgtaagtcggaacagtaaagtatggtgggtatctaacatcagtttgtcagatgtttgtcttagtatatagtatacctttctatgcataaaaaacattaaagaaacacttccggatacactaaaacatctttaatgtaacaatacatttattaccattattattactgtaactacagtgtttataatagagagagacatagaaagaggtgataatgttactactgtcacgatgaacagaggacacagaggaggctggacccaagtccaggatcatttattcagaatcaaaggactagacgtgttcttgtgGTCGAGGACgggtgaactgaacagaggtgaggatccgaaatcgtggtcgagggacaaggcaggcAGTCGTTATtaaagagacgtggaacgggactggggactGATGAGGGAGAGgatttggaagagcaaagcgagggaGGTTGGAGAATGTGGGGGGGGTTATCGCCAGTGAGATTCCGCACCTGGGAAGAAATGTCTTTTATAGCCGAAtgctctcagagagagagagagagagagcgagagagtgtgtgtgtgcaaaacattaaaggaaCTTTAACGTTCAGTTTTCTAGTGTTttttggcgtttcacctttcactttaCTATtcccactttagtttcaatcatgactttcccctttttctttgatgcatcaccatcacttgcatcacatttatgctttgatACCATGGttaggggggcacagtggcgtggcggatttggcctgtgcctgctgtaaggtgggtctggggtttgatccctgcttggggtgccttgcggcggactggcatcctgtccagggcgcgtcagccttgcaccctacgTTGCGGGGTAGGTTCCGGCTAGCCGctacccagcttgggacaagcggttacagacattgcattgccatggttaggagggttaaaaacaaaaaaattaaagccaaatccagtaacacacaagacacttaatAGGAAAAGAAGGacgtctttgtcctaccttgggcttgCGTGTCCAGCCGACGGACtgctgtagacacgcaatgttttgatgcatgtcgcaaagtagcgcccatttgttattacgaaccattgtatgtacagtaactaaaattttttttaacataacaggcttaattatgaagttttcatttgattgttacttaagggaggggtgcggtggcgcagtgggttggaccacagtcctgctctccggtgggtctagggttcgagtcctgctttgggtgccttgtgacggactggcgtcccgtcctgggtgtgtcccctccccctccggccttacgccctatgttgccgggttaggctctggttccccgcgaccccgtatgggacaagtggttctgaaaatgtgtgtatgtgtatgtgtgtgtgtgtgtgtgtgtgtgtgtgtgtgtgtgtgtgtgtgtgtgtgtgtgtgtgtgttacttaagggtgacaaattAAGTTCCAGTCAGTAAGgcggtggtttgtaactacggtttgtacataagtcggacgttcgtaacctaGGGACTGCCTGTAGGTAATaagctgctctccagtggagaagGTCCTGACAGACTGAATATCTGCTAAGCCATTTTCATAGTTACTTTTCATGCCAATGTTTCTGTACTGTCATTTGTTCAAACTCATTGCATCACTGTAAAGTGTTGTcatacatccattcattttcaacagCACCTTGTCGTGGGCATCCGCAGCCTGCTGTGGAAGTATACGGTGCAAGGCAGCATACACCCTCAACGGGTCCATTACAGCCCATCAcagtacaaacatataatgaaGCACCTCCTGAACACTGCAACCAAAGCGCATTTACTTGAACAGATGCAGTATACATATCTGTCCTGCAGTGGACTGAAGCCCCCAGGCCCTACCTCTCGCTGTATGGAGAGTCTTTGTAGGAGTCTGGAGTGTCTCTAGCATTCTTCTGCTGCGCACCGAGCTCCCGCACGCAGCCCGTGGCGTTCAGCCGGCCACGGCGGCTCGATGGAGTGACGTGTTTACTGCTCTCTGAGGACGTGACCAGGACCGAGTGGCTGTTAGAGACGATGATCTCAGTGCGTCCATTGCTCCAACTGGGTGGGACGGAAACAGCGTTCACTACACACACTAGATtagtactaaccctaaatagGGAAAGGCGGCGGCTTTTTACCCTGGGTGTGTTAGCCAAGGCAAAGGCTCAATTATAGGGCCTACAAGACACCAAAAGGAAGCCAAGAGTAATGGTACCTGGCAGCTATAAATCATTAAAAGTGTTGAAAGAGCACACTGTGTGTAAAACTCCGGCAGTGTCCTCGGCTTCATGCATTAGCAGACCATGCAGCGCATTGAGCTTGtgtttcccacacacacaaagcacatcaAGTACATTTTTTGCTTTAGTGGCAAGATCCAGAACTTGATGTCAagctgtgggggaaaaaacctcGCAGCTAAAGGATGCAACATCTCTGCTTCCTGCTTGAGAGGCACTTCCCTCACAGTCATGTATTAATCTGAAGTACCCAAAAGTCAAAGCAAGGgttgttttattaaaagcagAGAGAGTGGCTGTTACCTCTTGGTGGATGTCTGAGTTGCAGCGGTAGAGCTTTGTGTGGATGAAGTGCACAGAGTTGTGGAGAATGAAGTTTCAGTTTCCTTCTCAATTGTGTGTTCTGCAAGGATGGCATTTTTGGACATGTATTGCTGGAGTAAACAGAAAACAGGAGAACACTTTATAACAGCAATATTTAATAGCACTGACATTTGTGAATCTATTCACAACTGTGGAAAGTTTACTGATCAAATGTGATTTTATCAATAATCTTCATACTTTATTTAGTCTGAAATACATAAATCCTTTTCACAACAGCACAGAGTTCCCTGAAGCTATAAAGCAAACCTACTGAACCTCTACTCATCTAAACCATACATGCTAAAAATTACTCTTAAATTGCATCCAGAATCATGATCATACCTTTGAAAACCATTGCCTAAACCTTGTATATTATActgctttttaataaattaatgaattgaGCAGGAGACAAAACCAGAGCGGATGTTAATTAATGGTTAATAAAGCGCACACTTACGCTGACGAGTTGAAGGCTTTCAGTGGGTGGGCTGGAGATTTGAGGTCCGTTGGCCATGGCAGCCATAGCATTGCGCTCATTTCGCAAACTCTGCCTTAAACGGTCATGGAGCTTCTTCCTTTGCTTTCTGCATGGGGAGATAAATCATTCATTAGGTACCAAACCACTTTAACAGATCAAAAAATTCTGCATAATTCTCTTGAATAAGGCTGAAAATTCTGTGgttaatttctgtaattaaaaaaaaaatactaaacatttgcaagaaagaaaagtgaaaagcaACTACTAATGTCCTTTTActgcaaaatgcaaataaaacatatcttttacaaatgtattacttttttgtatttcaaattAGTTATGaacattaaatgtgaattaCTTTGTCTTGCAGTAGGCAACAACACACATAATGCCCACTACTAGAAGCGCAATGCAGATTCCTGTAATGGTTAACACGCGTTTCTGATACAGCTCCTCAGCTtctggaaaagaagaaaaatattcataaacttTATCTTtattgttggggaaaaaaacagcacttccACAAGTTTTACAACAACAATGATACCACAATTGTACTAGAATCAGTTCTCCATGTTGAAATGGATCAGTTTTTCTACAGTTGAGAATCAAGTATTTTAACACAACAGTGTTGCATACCTTAATTGGTTACACTTCAGGAGatatttactaaaaaaaacttgtatagCAAGCCAGGAGGGCAATGAAGTAGACCAGCAAATTTAACATACATCCTTGGTGGTGTTTTTAATCAAATAACCcctatcttacatttattcatttacctaatgcttttttccaaagcgacttacaatgttaaggttacaattatcacaagcgttcaattatttacccatttaaacagctgggtaatcttactggagcaattcagggtaagtaccttgctcaggggtactacagccggaggtggggatcgaacctgcgaactttagatctaaaggcagcagctctaagcactacactatcAACTGCCTATGTTACCTTGAAAGTGTGTTAGTTCTTACGATGGGTTACAAAGATTATATTCACTATCAACtcgtgtatgtatgtgtgtgtcttggtgTGCCTAGACTACCGGTccaaaaattacttaaaactATTacccaataaaaaaaatggaaatcacATACAATCTTAATTTCACACAGTAGATTTGTACACAGGACTAAATGCTTTATAAATTTGAAAACTGATTGCAAATTAAAGTgcattgtaattattttctaCTGCACTGAAGTTTTTTCCATGTAAATGGTTTTAATTGGCAGACTGTTTTATTCAATTAGGTTATGCtcatgaacaattttttttaaatgaggtgaTGGTGTTTCCCAAACTGTATTAGTGTATGCAGCATTCTCCTGTGAGCAAATCttggaacaaaaacatttataacaaCAGTAATTAAACTTTACATGTGGAGGTCATCTAAAAGAGATGGCATCACTTTTGTGTTaaagaggggtgggggaggaaaaaacaaaaacagaaaacagaatgaCAATGATGAAAACTGGGACACACACAGAATCACTTTTTAGgccatgacaaaaaaaaaaaaaaaaaaaaaaatgaaacgagaagaaaaaagaacGGAGGAACTGGGAAATGATCTGCTTTTGAGACACAGCATGCTCAACACCGGATGAAACGATGAAGGGGGACAGTGCAAGGAGGCAAAGGCAAAAGCAAACACTGAAGGGATCTTTCCATACAGCATAACCACTAAACTCCATGGACACCTTTTCAAGTGTTCGCTGAACAAAGCAGTCTTGCAGTCAACACAGAATACGGGGCCCGATGCTGTTTCTGCATATTTTATGACCTAAATTTTTTTGTGCACGCAGTGATTGTGAGCTACTGCTTTTATGCTGTATAGAGTTCACTGTAAATAATTGAAGACACCTTTAACAGTCCTCTTTAATGTCAACATCACATGTCTATATATCCAAAAATTGTGACATAGCTGATCCTTTTGATATTGTAACAGTAGCTGTTCTCAGAAAGATGTGCATCAGCTGCTTGCTTTGTTTCTTTAAGAGACGTTAGCTTGAAAGATGTTTActgttgattttcatttttacagtaatgttATGGCTGTATGATCCCTTCATTTGCACAAGGAAACTAGCTGGAGGAAAGGCTCAAGCTCCTAAGAAGCCTATATCTGCAGTCTAGAAAGAATGAGCGATCCATACCCATAAATTCAATCCCAAGATGCTCTGCCAACACAGAAAGttgacaaaaagaaagaaaaaaaaaaacaaaaaagagttGAAGAATTCAGAATTACTCAGGACCATAATAATCAGTTGCATAACATTTCCGGATAACCTTTGTTGCCATAGAAGATGTATATTTATAGTTTCCACATTACATTACTTAACTAcaattagattttttaaatcaaatattACATGTAAATCTGTTTCTCTCTTACTCATCATGCGAACACATTAAGTTATTTCATTGTTCAGCCACATCAAATGTGTGTCTAACAAGCACTGTCAAGTAACTTCAGATTCTGATACATGCACATGCAAACATTATGTTTGCATGTTATACACAAACTGGTATCAGCAAACTTTTCGAAAACAGGCAGCTTTAATATGagtattacagaaaaaaatatggcaTGTGACAACGTATTCTATCCTGTCCTCAAGTTAGCATGCTGTGAGCATCATGCATTCCTGCTGTCTACACTTAGCACTCAAATGTTCATGATAATCATAATACTCCACATTCCTTTTTTGTAATGCTTCCAAAACTCAGAAATGATTGCCACTCCCAAATTAATCCAGCCACTCCCACAGCAAAAGTAATCCATCTTTAAACTTGTGAATATTACCAGAAAGAAATGCGATACAATTAAGTTAGGCTCTTATCCTGATTAGTTTTTCTTCGAAATCCATAAAACTTAGCTGTATCTACAAAAGAATTCCCATGCTCAGCTTCAGAAAAGCAgaagtaacatttaaataagaCAATATTCCAGAACAACACACTAGTAGTAGCAACATTTCTAAGGCCAGTGtttccagaaataaaactgCTCAGATCAACAACTCTTATGGCATCTTAGCATCTGGAAATTTCTTTTCCATATTGATTCTATACAGCCCAAAAACAACATGTCCTCTTGTTTGCAAAATACTGCGTGAGAAATTGAACTTTGGGCACACAAAATGTCCTCTAATTTGACCAATTTGTCCTAGTCAGTTATGTTCTTTTCTCTGTAGGTTTGCATCATGCTGGATTAAATGTACAAGTGCTAGTGTTATAAATAAGTCAGTCCAGTAAAGATAGTTAGAACGAACTCAGCCTGTACAgattctttaaatattttttttttttttttttttttttttttttacgtcaAGCAATTGTTGTCCAGCAACCAAAAAGCTGTCCTTACAGGCCACATTGACCTATTGCAGCACATCAGTGTCAGACATGTAATCAGCTGTAGTGGACACTCTATTGGACACAGGAATTCACGCTGTAAATGGACTGGAACCAAGCTAGTGTCTCATTTTTATGTGGGTCCCTGGTGTCCACCCATCATCTATAAATAAGTCGGGGGTTGTTAGTAGTCTGTCTAGAGCAGATGCTGTGTCCCCTGCCCTCCTTCAACAGAGGTGAAACAAAGGCCTGCTCAGCACATCTGCACTGCGTATGCGGCTGTCCTTTCGTCCTCCGCAGCCTAGGCTTTGTTCCCAGAGATGGATAGCCGGTGAGCTTTGACAACAGGAAACGACGGCAATAAGGCATTAATATCTCCACTCCCTCATATTACGGAACTATGTTCCTTGATCTTCAAGGACACTGCTGTTTCCCCTCTCAGCCTCCAACCCAGAATCCCTCTGACAAGCACAACAATCTCCTGTTGCATCGCTGGCACAGTTCTCTATTCCTGCAGCTCGGTAACTCACAAGCAGGGTACTTGCCCCCTGTGAAAAACAGTCCGTAAATATGACAACTGATAGCAGTAttgctttaattaaattttcaaagGCTGACATAGCTGAGAAGCTAAAAATACAGCTGCCACAGTTTGGTGCTCCTTCTAGTACAGTTATTCTATGTACAAGTTATGTACCATGCTTCAAAGGGAAAACTAATGTGcccactgctttattttttttacctataACAACGAGCATAACCGGAGCACAAGGTTGCAGTGAGTGAGCTTTGTTGATAAAGTGCACCAGAGGCCCGACTGCCATTCATCTGCCTGTTAGTCTTGGCGACATCGAAGCAACCAGGGCCTCTTCCCACTTTCCAGAACACTGGCTATCCACCATTCTTCCTCTACAATGTTAGACGGCTTTACAAATTGTTCACTGCGCTTCTTTTGAGATTCGCAGGAAACTCCGATGAAAATGTTAGAACTCAGGGTACTTAAATGTCTTAATGAATCTGAACATGTAATGACCACCTTTCAGGCACTAAAAATAATAGACTTCTAGGGCCCTATGTCACCACTCAGATTTATAAGATtatcacataaatgtaaatctagatTCTTTGCACTGataaattttatacattttacccCAGAGGGTACTTAAATTTTAAGTTAGCATGTAAATTTAACTGAAGCATGAAGGCAAAAAGTCTGAACATGCAAGGAACAGGTatggaaaaagacacacaacatacacacaaaaacctCATCTGCCTATAACCTGAGCGGAAAACAAAGCAACGGGAACAGCATTGACTGAGCATGCTCCAATCCAAGCACAGACAGGTAGAGGAGATAGACGTACTGTAAAAGCTGGCCATTACGTAGTTTTGGCAGCGATCACCAGTAAATTCATTTGGGCACCtgagagagaaacagaagtcacagagaaaagaagagggaagagaagaaagaagacagtGAGTTTACACCAGAGTTCTTTGTAGACCCAC encodes the following:
- the nrg1 gene encoding pro-neuregulin-1, membrane-bound isoform isoform X2, whose amino-acid sequence is MSEGAEDSSAGLVAPPGSTSPTISGAAPGEEAVVDAAGGNDSMERGAPLGLAGLAGTCCICMQVDQVRGCLRSEKICILPILACLLSLALCTAGLKWVFVDKIFEYEPPTHLDPKRIGQDPVLVADPTLGLPKLFSDSTLFTPTAGHGETFPKNEPTEGPFGPLSPQVTHYNPTAALTLRTNAPAWPGPPTTTRSIRKATPTSYPEPTLESNDIYIPKFSATSTTAPVKTSSHEKQCPEKEKNYCVNGGTCFTIEVAPGNDRLLCRCLPGYNGNRCQDIVPMKVMNRKPEELYQKRVLTITGICIALLVVGIMCVVAYCKTKKQRKKLHDRLRQSLRNERNAMAAMANGPQISSPPTESLQLVSQYMSKNAILAEHTIEKETETSFSTTLCTSSTQSSTAATQTSTKSWSNGRTEIIVSNSHSVLVTSSESSKHVTPSSRRGRLNATGCVRELGAQQKNARDTPDSYKDSPYSERYVSAMTTPNRMSPVELLSPESPKSPPSEISPPLSSLAMSVPSIAVSPQGEEERPLLFTTPPRLRDKQRQDQNPTYQRNSAHYNHAHEAQSPPPSPQRIVEDDDYETTQEYEAAPPQSSKKLANSGSKAKRTKVNGHSAHKLESNSESSSESSSSSESETEDERVGEDTPFLSIQNPLAANLESVAAAAVTVSAAPASACRPAESSRTNPALRLSAKEDLQARLSSVIANQDPIAV
- the nrg1 gene encoding pro-neuregulin-1, membrane-bound isoform isoform X5, giving the protein MAEEKSGKKKNRAQMEPKLKNMRSVEVLEGKKAVLKCEFRAGQTITPLKWYKDGKEFAGKNKPKNVKIKVKNPSELRFRKAKVSDSGLYTCEAINDFGKASASANLTVIKAATSTTAPVKTSSHEKQCPEKEKNYCVNGGTCFTIEVAPGNDRLLCRCLPGYNGNRCQDIVPMKVMNRKQAEELYQKRVLTITGICIALLVVGIMCVVAYCKTKKQRKKLHDRLRQSLRNERNAMAAMANGPQISSPPTESLQLVSQYMSKNAILAEHTIEKETETSFSTTLCTSSTQSSTAATQTSTKSWSNGRTEIIVSNSHSVLVTSSESSKHVTPSSRRGRLNATGCVRELGAQQKNARDTPDSYKDSPYSERYVSAMTTPNRMSPVELLSPESPKSPPSEISPPLSSLAMSVPSIAVSPQGEEERPLLFTTPPRLRDKQRQDQNPTYQRNSAHYNHAHEAQSPPPSPQRIVEDDDYETTQEYEAAPPQSSKKLANSGSKAKRTKVNGHSAHKLESNSESSSESSSSSESETEDERVGEDTPFLSIQNPLAANLESVAAAAVTVSAAPASACRPAESSRTNPALRLSAKEDLQARLSSVIANQDPIAV
- the nrg1 gene encoding pro-neuregulin-1, membrane-bound isoform isoform X6 → MAEEKSGKKKNRAQMEPKLKNMRSVEVLEGKKAVLKCEFRAGQTITPLKWYKDGKEFAGKNKPKNVKIKVKNPSELRFRKAKVSDSGLYTCEAINDFGKASASANLTVIKAATSTTAPVKTSSHEKQCPEKEKNYCVNGGTCFTIEVAPGNDRLLCRCPNEFTGDRCQNYVMASFYKAEELYQKRVLTITGICIALLVVGIMCVVAYCKTKKQRKKLHDRLRQSLRNERNAMAAMANGPQISSPPTESLQLVSQYMSKNAILAEHTIEKETETSFSTTLCTSSTQSSTAATQTSTKSWSNGRTEIIVSNSHSVLVTSSESSKHVTPSSRRGRLNATGCVRELGAQQKNARDTPDSYKDSPYSERYVSAMTTPNRMSPVELLSPESPKSPPSEISPPLSSLAMSVPSIAVSPQGEEERPLLFTTPPRLRDKQRQDQNPTYQRNSAHYNHAHEAQSPPPSPQRIVEDDDYETTQEYEAAPPQSSKKLANSGSKAKRTKVNGHSAHKLESNSESSSESSSSSESETEDERVGEDTPFLSIQNPLAANLESVAAAAVTVSAAPASACRPAESSRTNPALRLSAKEDLQARLSSVIANQDPIAV
- the nrg1 gene encoding pro-neuregulin-1, membrane-bound isoform isoform X7, whose translation is MCVVAYCKTKKQRKKLHDRLRQSLRNERNAMAAMANGPQISSPPTESLQLVSQYMSKNAILAEHTIEKETETSFSTTLCTSSTQSSTAATQTSTKSWSNGRTEIIVSNSHSVLVTSSESSKHVTPSSRRGRLNATGCVRELGAQQKNARDTPDSYKDSPYSERYVSAMTTPNRMSPVELLSPESPKSPPSEISPPLSSLAMSVPSIAVSPQGEEERPLLFTTPPRLRDKQRQDQNPTYQRNSAHYNHAHEAQSPPPSPQRIVEDDDYETTQEYEAAPPQSSKKLANSGSKAKRTKVNGHSAHKLESNSESSSESSSSSESETEDERVGEDTPFLSIQNPLAANLESVAAAAVTVSAAPASACRPAESSRTNPALRLSAKEDLQARLSSVIANQDPIAV
- the nrg1 gene encoding pro-neuregulin-1, membrane-bound isoform isoform X1, which codes for MSEGAEDSSAGLVAPPGSTSPTISGAAPGEEAVVDAAGGNDSMERGAPLGLAGLAGTCCICMQVDQVRGCLRSEKICILPILACLLSLALCTAGLKWVFVDKIFEYEPPTHLDPKRIGQDPVLVADPTLGLPKLFSDSTLFTPTAGHGETFPKNEPTEGPFGPLSPQVTHYNPTAALTLRTNAPAWPGPPTTTRSIRKATPTSYPEPTLESNDIYIPKFSATSTTAPVKTSSHEKQCPEKEKNYCVNGGTCFTIEVAPGNDRLLCRCLPGYNGNRCQDIVPMKVMNRKQAEELYQKRVLTITGICIALLVVGIMCVVAYCKTKKQRKKLHDRLRQSLRNERNAMAAMANGPQISSPPTESLQLVSQYMSKNAILAEHTIEKETETSFSTTLCTSSTQSSTAATQTSTKSWSNGRTEIIVSNSHSVLVTSSESSKHVTPSSRRGRLNATGCVRELGAQQKNARDTPDSYKDSPYSERYVSAMTTPNRMSPVELLSPESPKSPPSEISPPLSSLAMSVPSIAVSPQGEEERPLLFTTPPRLRDKQRQDQNPTYQRNSAHYNHAHEAQSPPPSPQRIVEDDDYETTQEYEAAPPQSSKKLANSGSKAKRTKVNGHSAHKLESNSESSSESSSSSESETEDERVGEDTPFLSIQNPLAANLESVAAAAVTVSAAPASACRPAESSRTNPALRLSAKEDLQARLSSVIANQDPIAV
- the nrg1 gene encoding pro-neuregulin-1, membrane-bound isoform isoform X3 — its product is MSEGAEDSSAGLVAPPGSTSPTISGAAPGEEAVVDAAGGNDSMERGAPLGLAGLAGTCCICMQVDQVRGCLRSEKICILPILACLLSLALCTAGLKWVFVDKIFEYEPPTHLDPKRIGQDPVLVADPTLGLPKLFSDSTLFTPTAGHGETFPKNEPTEGPFGPLSPQVTHYNPTAALTLRTNAPAWPGPPTTTRSIRKATPTSYPEPTLESNDIYIPKFSATSTTAPVKTSSHEKQCPEKEKNYCVNGGTCFTIEVAPGNDRLLCRCPNEFTGDRCQNYVMASFYKAEELYQKRVLTITGICIALLVVGIMCVVAYCKTKKQRKKLHDRLRQSLRNERNAMAAMANGPQISSPPTESLQLVSQYMSKNAILAEHTIEKETETSFSTTLCTSSTQSSTAATQTSTKSWSNGRTEIIVSNSHSVLVTSSESSKHVTPSSRRGRLNATGCVRELGAQQKNARDTPDSYKDSPYSERYVSAMTTPNRMSPVELLSPESPKSPPSEISPPLSSLAMSVPSIAVSPQGEEERPLLFTTPPRLRDKQRQDQNPTYQRNSAHYNHAHEAQSPPPSPQRIVEDDDYETTQEYEAAPPQSSKKLANSGSKAKRTKVNGHSAHKLESNSESSSESSSSSESETEDERVGEDTPFLSIQNPLAANLESVAAAAVTVSAAPASACRPAESSRTNPALRLSAKEDLQARLSSVIANQDPIAV
- the nrg1 gene encoding pro-neuregulin-1, membrane-bound isoform isoform X4 is translated as MSEGAEDSSAGLVAPPGSTSPTISGAAPGEEAVVDAAGGNDSMERGAPLGLAGLAGTCCICMQVDQVRGCLRSEKICILPILACLLSLALCTAGLKWVFVDKIFEYEPPTHLDPKRIGQDPVLVADPTLGLPKLFSDSTLFTPTAGHGETFPKNEPTEGPFGPLSPQVTHYNPTAALTLRTNAPAWPGPPTTTRSIRKATPTSYPEPTLESNDIYIPKFSATSTTAPVKTSSHEKQCPEKEKNYCVNGGTCFTIEVAPGNDRLLCRCPNEFTGDRCQNYVMASFYTEELYQKRVLTITGICIALLVVGIMCVVAYCKTKKQRKKLHDRLRQSLRNERNAMAAMANGPQISSPPTESLQLVSQYMSKNAILAEHTIEKETETSFSTTLCTSSTQSSTAATQTSTKSWSNGRTEIIVSNSHSVLVTSSESSKHVTPSSRRGRLNATGCVRELGAQQKNARDTPDSYKDSPYSERYVSAMTTPNRMSPVELLSPESPKSPPSEISPPLSSLAMSVPSIAVSPQGEEERPLLFTTPPRLRDKQRQDQNPTYQRNSAHYNHAHEAQSPPPSPQRIVEDDDYETTQEYEAAPPQSSKKLANSGSKAKRTKVNGHSAHKLESNSESSSESSSSSESETEDERVGEDTPFLSIQNPLAANLESVAAAAVTVSAAPASACRPAESSRTNPALRLSAKEDLQARLSSVIANQDPIAV